In the genome of Thiorhodovibrio winogradskyi, the window AGCGCGGCGGCTCCAGGCGCTCAAGCAATTCGGCCACAACCAGGCTCGCGTCGCGCCCGCCAAAGCGCGCTTGGCTGTCGAGACCCAGACGGTGGGCGATCACCGGCACCGCCAGGCGCTGGACATGATCCGGGGTGACGAAATCCAACCCGCGCAGCAGCGCCAGCGCCTGGGCGCATTTCATCAGGGTTAGCGAGGCACGCAGCCCGGCGCCCAGGATCACGCCCTCGGCGGTGCGAGTCGCGCGCGTCAGCTCGACCATGTAACGGGCCACCGCCGGGCTGACCGCCACCTCCGCCGCCCGCGCGCGCAGGGCGAGAATTTCCTCGGGCGTGGCGACTGGCTCCAGGCTGTCGAGCGGCTCGCCGAGGCGACGCTCGGTCAACACCGCGGTTTCATCCTCGGGGCTCAAATACCCCAGGGCGAAGCGCAGCGCGAAGCGATCGAGCTGTGCTTCCGGCAGCGGATAGGTGCCGTGAAATTCAATCGGATTCTGGGTGGCGATGACAAAGAACAGCGGA includes:
- a CDS encoding AAA family ATPase, whose protein sequence is MNTSHTVLNRLKANLARAIRGQADAIELLLVALLSGGHLLLEDLPGTGKTTLAKALARSLRAEFRRVQFTPDLLPTDILGVSVFDPGARAFDFRPGPIFTQILLADEINRASPRTQSALLEAMGEGQVSIEGRARALDPLFFVIATQNPIEFHGTYPLPEAQLDRFALRFALGYLSPEDETAVLTERRLGEPLDSLEPVATPEEILALRARAAEVAVSPAVARYMVELTRATRTAEGVILGAGLRASLTLMKCAQALALLRGLDFVTPDHVQRLAVPVIAHRLGLDSQARFGGRDASLVVAELLERLEPPR